One region of Eupeodes corollae chromosome 1, idEupCoro1.1, whole genome shotgun sequence genomic DNA includes:
- the LOC129941819 gene encoding elongation of very long chain fatty acids protein AAEL008004, with protein MAETNQTTDVWNYLFVELADPRTNDWPMIKSPVPGLTIIAAYLYFVLHWGPKYMANRKPFKLEKTLIVYNFIQVLVSMWLVFEGLDCAWMRHYSWRCQPVDTSNTPQAYREARGVYVYFLAKISELLDTVFFVLRKRDRQMTFLHLYHHTVMPMISWGTTKYYPGGHGTFIGLINSFVHIIMYAYYLLSALGPKVQKYLWWKKYITNMQMIQFCMAFIHQTQLLYTDCGYPRWSVCFTLPNAVFFYFLFNDFYQKSYKKKKAAAAAAAKVKAEEAERLQNSKDECENNNNITAKNHNQVVASHEASSAEYKKDL; from the exons atggCGGAAACTAATCAAACGACAGACGTTTGGAACTACCTCTTTGTAGAACTAGCTG acCCCCGCACAAATGATTGGCCAATGATCAAATCACCTGTACCTGGTCTAACAATAATCGCTGCATACCTTTACTTCGTATTGCATTGGGGCCCTAAGTACATGGCAAACCGAAAACCCTTTAAATTAGAAAAGACTCTCATTGTTTACAACTTTATCCAAGTTTTAGTGAGCATGTGGTTAGTTTTTGAG ggTTTGGATTGTGCATGGATGAGACATTACAGTTGGCGTTGCCAGCCCGTTGACACTTCAAACACACCCCAAGCTTATAGG GAAGCGAGAGGCGTTTACGTATACTTCTTGGCGAAAATCTCTGAACTCCTGGACACAGTGTTCTTTGTGCTGAGAAAACGTGACCGGCAAATGACCTTCCTGCATTTATACCATCACACAGTAATGCCAATGATTTCCTGGGGAACAACCAAATACTATCCAGGTGGACATGGAACTTTCATCGGCTTAATCAACTCCTTTGTGCATATCATCATGTACGCTTACTACCTGCTATCAGCTCTAGGTCCTAAGGTCCAAAAATATCTGTGGTGGAAGAAGTACATTACAAACATGCAAATG ATCCAATTCTGCATGGCCTTCATTCATCAAACTCAACTGCTCTACACAGACTGTGGCTACCCAAGATGGTCCGTATGCTTCACCCTGCCAAATGCCGTGTTCTTCTACTTCCTGTTTAATGATTTCTACCAAAAGTCCTACAAGAAGAAGAAGGCTGCCGCAGCTGCTGCCGCTAAGGTTAAGGCCGAAGAAGCCGAACGTCTACAAAATTCCAAAGATGAATgtgaaaataacaataatatcaCTGCCAAAAATCATAATCAAGTTGTGGCTTCTCACGAAGCTAGTTCTGCTGAGTACAAGAAAGACCTATAG